The Flavobacterium psychrophilum genome includes a region encoding these proteins:
- a CDS encoding amino acid dehydrogenase yields the protein MKDLLSKFENKQPEIVFNWKDSETEAEGWTVINSLRGGAAGGGTRMRKGLDMNEVLSLAKTMEVKFSVSGPAIGGAKSGINFDPADPRKEGVLQRWYKAVSPLLKSYYGTGGDLNVDEIHEVIPMTEECGVWHPQEGVFNGHFKPTEADKINRIGQLRQGVVKVIENPAFSPDVNRKYTIADMITGYGVAEAVGHYYKIYGGSIEGKKAIVQGFGNVGSAAAFYLAKMGAKVVGIIDRDGGLINKDGFSFEEIKNLFLNKDGNKLVSDNMIPFETINKEIWSVGAEIFAPCAASRLVQKDQVDSMIAAGLEVISCGANVPFADKEIFFGPIMEATDAKVSLIPDFISNCGMARVFAYFMEKKVGMTDEAVFSDTSETIGKAIANVHARNAYKTNISHTAFEIALKQLV from the coding sequence ATGAAAGATTTACTAAGTAAATTTGAAAATAAACAACCCGAAATAGTATTTAACTGGAAAGATTCTGAAACGGAAGCCGAAGGGTGGACGGTTATCAACTCGCTTAGAGGTGGTGCTGCAGGTGGAGGAACAAGGATGAGAAAAGGACTGGACATGAACGAGGTACTTTCTTTAGCTAAAACTATGGAGGTTAAATTCTCAGTTTCAGGCCCTGCTATTGGCGGCGCAAAATCCGGAATTAATTTTGACCCTGCAGATCCACGTAAAGAAGGTGTACTTCAAAGATGGTACAAAGCTGTTTCTCCGCTATTAAAAAGCTACTATGGTACCGGTGGTGACCTTAACGTAGATGAAATACACGAGGTTATACCAATGACAGAAGAATGTGGTGTTTGGCATCCGCAGGAAGGTGTGTTTAACGGACATTTTAAACCAACCGAAGCCGATAAAATCAACCGAATTGGCCAGTTACGCCAAGGCGTTGTAAAGGTTATAGAAAACCCTGCATTCTCTCCGGATGTAAACAGAAAATATACCATTGCAGATATGATTACAGGTTACGGTGTTGCCGAAGCTGTTGGTCATTACTATAAAATATATGGTGGTTCTATAGAGGGTAAAAAAGCGATTGTACAGGGCTTTGGAAACGTAGGTTCTGCTGCGGCTTTCTACCTTGCTAAGATGGGGGCTAAAGTTGTAGGTATTATAGACCGCGACGGAGGACTCATCAATAAAGATGGTTTTTCTTTCGAGGAAATTAAAAATCTTTTCCTTAACAAGGATGGTAACAAACTTGTTAGCGATAACATGATTCCGTTTGAAACTATCAATAAGGAAATATGGAGTGTAGGTGCAGAGATATTTGCTCCGTGTGCAGCGTCAAGATTAGTACAAAAAGATCAGGTTGACAGCATGATCGCTGCAGGCCTCGAAGTTATATCTTGTGGTGCTAATGTTCCTTTTGCAGATAAAGAAATTTTCTTTGGACCTATCATGGAAGCTACAGATGCAAAAGTGAGCTTAATTCCTGACTTTATCTCTAACTGTGGTATGGCAAGGGTATTTGCTTACTTTATGGAGAAAAAAGTAGGTATGACAGATGAGGCTGTATTTAGCGATACATCTGAAACTATTGGTAAAGCAATTGCTAACGTTCATGCGCGTAACGCGTATAAAACAAACATTAGCCACACTGCTTTTGAAATTGCATTGAAACAGCTTGTTTAA
- a CDS encoding tetrahydrofolate synthase, with protein MTYQETVQWMFVQLPVYQLQGASAYKTDLTNTLLLTEHLGHPEREVKTVHIAGTNGKGSVSNMLASILQEAGYKTGLYTSPHLKDFRERIKINGQDIPEDFVTDFIAQNKPFFEANDLSFFEMTVGLAFDYFRQEKVDVAIIETGLGGRLDSTNVITPLLSVITNIGMDHTQFLGDTLTAIAGEKAGIIKSGIPAVIGEYTDETKPVFVAKARGVKTTLYFASDEVTQDYPSDLVGDYQKQNRKTVLKSVDLLKEHFTISEGNIKQGLLHVARNTGFMGRWQEIHTNPTAIADTAHNSHGLKIVMAQLQKQKFETLHIVLGVVNDKDLPGILPLFPKEAVYYFSKPDVPRGLDAVILQESAKSYGLNGEVYQSIPAAYAAALANSTENDFIYVGGSTFVVAEVL; from the coding sequence ATGACATATCAGGAAACAGTACAATGGATGTTTGTTCAGCTGCCGGTATACCAGCTACAGGGCGCATCCGCTTATAAAACAGATTTAACCAATACCCTTTTGCTAACCGAACATTTGGGGCATCCTGAAAGGGAGGTTAAAACAGTACACATTGCCGGTACCAACGGTAAAGGATCGGTATCTAATATGCTGGCTTCAATACTACAGGAAGCAGGATATAAAACAGGGCTTTATACATCGCCACACTTAAAAGATTTCAGGGAACGCATCAAAATTAACGGGCAGGATATACCCGAAGATTTTGTGACAGACTTTATAGCACAGAATAAACCTTTTTTTGAGGCTAACGACCTTAGTTTTTTTGAAATGACAGTGGGGCTTGCTTTCGACTATTTCAGGCAGGAAAAGGTAGATGTGGCTATTATAGAGACAGGTTTGGGTGGAAGGCTCGATTCTACCAATGTTATAACGCCTTTATTGTCGGTAATCACCAATATTGGTATGGATCATACGCAATTTCTGGGCGATACCCTCACGGCAATAGCAGGAGAGAAAGCCGGTATTATCAAATCGGGAATACCGGCGGTAATTGGTGAATATACCGATGAAACAAAACCGGTGTTTGTAGCGAAAGCCAGGGGAGTTAAAACAACTTTATATTTTGCTTCAGATGAGGTTACACAAGATTATCCATCGGACTTAGTTGGAGACTACCAAAAGCAAAACAGAAAAACAGTTTTAAAGTCGGTCGACTTATTAAAGGAGCATTTTACTATCTCTGAAGGAAATATAAAACAAGGATTACTTCATGTTGCCCGTAATACAGGATTTATGGGGAGATGGCAGGAAATACATACCAATCCTACTGCAATTGCAGATACAGCCCATAATAGCCACGGACTTAAAATTGTCATGGCGCAGCTGCAAAAGCAGAAGTTCGAGACGCTACATATTGTTTTGGGTGTGGTTAATGATAAAGACCTGCCGGGAATATTGCCATTATTTCCAAAAGAGGCAGTGTATTATTTTAGTAAGCCGGATGTTCCGCGGGGACTGGATGCTGTTATTTTACAAGAATCGGCTAAAAGCTATGGTTTGAATGGTGAAGTATACCAATCAATTCCTGCTGCTTATGCCGCGGCACTGGCTAATTCAACAGAAAATGATTTTATTTACGTCGGTGGAAGCACGTTTGTTGTGGCGGAAGTACTGTAA
- a CDS encoding sugar transporter yields the protein MNLIVNKRIAYIGCLGVIGIISTEFGVIGILPQIAEYYNINIGTAGYLLSIFALTIAITGPFMVLYVSKFDKKKIMMYALGLFLVSNFFSIFSPPFWLLMILRILPTILHPAFFSMVIAAATKDASPQMQMRLTSIIIGGIVLAQVTLIPFTTFIASIYTWQLSYVIQGVVILATLIIIYKFLPSMPNREVKSFKNQLSILTRPGFIAGTAVNLFLITAWFCSYSYFADYLSKAKGLSVQEISYMLLLFGVMGVISNFVAGRLLGRYMIWTTLFFLTGTFLVPFAFQYTTDSLLSVAIVVGFWGIMYGPCFLIGVGYMVSAAPDAKEFANSLQTSFGNLGVSLGTATGGWFINHYGISIAPWVGIGFGVLALIMIFWRAWLDKDVSEVNEEEVPLKKAV from the coding sequence ATGAATCTAATTGTAAACAAAAGAATAGCGTATATAGGATGTTTGGGCGTTATCGGAATTATAAGTACAGAATTTGGTGTGATTGGCATCCTACCGCAGATAGCGGAATATTATAATATAAATATTGGAACCGCAGGTTATCTGTTGAGCATTTTCGCCCTAACGATTGCTATAACAGGGCCATTTATGGTTTTATATGTCTCAAAATTTGACAAGAAGAAAATTATGATGTATGCGCTTGGACTGTTCTTAGTTTCTAACTTTTTCTCAATTTTCAGTCCCCCTTTCTGGCTGCTGATGATACTCAGGATACTACCCACAATATTACATCCGGCATTCTTTTCAATGGTCATTGCTGCAGCAACAAAAGATGCTTCTCCCCAAATGCAGATGAGGTTAACCAGTATTATAATTGGTGGTATTGTCCTTGCACAGGTTACACTGATTCCGTTCACCACATTTATTGCAAGTATTTACACATGGCAGCTGAGCTATGTTATTCAGGGGGTGGTAATCTTAGCAACATTGATCATAATTTATAAGTTTTTGCCATCCATGCCTAATAGAGAAGTTAAATCTTTTAAAAATCAATTGAGCATACTTACACGGCCTGGATTTATCGCAGGAACCGCTGTAAACCTGTTTTTGATAACTGCCTGGTTTTGCTCATACAGTTATTTTGCAGATTATCTTTCTAAAGCAAAAGGTCTGAGTGTGCAGGAAATCAGCTATATGCTATTGCTATTCGGAGTCATGGGGGTGATTTCTAACTTTGTGGCAGGCCGTTTGTTAGGCAGGTATATGATCTGGACTACTTTATTTTTCCTTACAGGTACATTTCTGGTTCCATTTGCATTTCAATATACTACTGATTCACTACTTAGCGTAGCCATTGTGGTAGGGTTTTGGGGAATTATGTATGGTCCATGTTTCCTTATAGGTGTGGGTTATATGGTATCAGCTGCTCCAGATGCAAAAGAGTTTGCAAATAGTCTGCAAACTTCTTTTGGAAATCTTGGCGTTTCACTTGGCACTGCTACCGGTGGCTGGTTTATTAATCATTACGGGATATCAATTGCGCCGTGGGTTGGTATTGGTTTCGGTGTATTAGCACTTATTATGATTTTCTGGCGAGCCTGGCTGGACAAAGATGTTAGTGAAGTTAATGAAGAAGAAGTACCACTAAAAAAAGCGGTGTAA